In the Theobroma cacao cultivar B97-61/B2 chromosome 1, Criollo_cocoa_genome_V2, whole genome shotgun sequence genome, one interval contains:
- the LOC18611284 gene encoding mitochondrial outer membrane protein porin 2: protein MSKGPGLFSDIGKKAKDLLNKDYSSDHKFTVSTYTGAGVALTSTALKKGGLSIGDVAALYKYKNTLFDVKVDTDSNISATLTFTEILPSTKTIASFKVPDYNSGKLEVQYFHDHATFTTAIGLNQTPGVDVTATIGTPAIAFGAEAGYDTTSGNFTRYTAGISVTKPDAYASIILGDKGDSIKASYVHYLDQLKKCAAVGEVSRRFSTNENTFTVGGAYAVDHLTLIKAKLNNHGRLGALLQHEVIPKSLLTISGEIDTKALDKSPRFGLALALKP, encoded by the exons ATGAGTAAGGGACCAGGACTCTTCTCCGATATTGGCAAAAAAGCCAAAG atCTCTTGAATAAGGATTATAGCTCGGATCACAAGTTCACTGTTTCTACATACACTGGCGCTGGGGTG GCCCTCACATCAACTGCTCTGAAGAAAGGAGGACTTTCCATTGGTGATGTTGCTGCACTATACAAGTACAAGAACACTCTATTTGATGTCAAAGTCGATACAGACTCTAAC ATCTCAGCAACGCTTACATTCACTGAGATTCTTCCATCGACTAAGACTATTGCATCATTCAAAGTGCCTGATTATAACTCTGGCAAG TTGGAGGTTCAGTATTTCCATGACCATGCAACCTTCACAACAGCTATTGGTTTGAACCAGACACCAGGTGTTGATGTCACAGCAACCATTGGCACACCTGCTATTGCTTTTGGTGCAGAGGCAGGCTATGATACCACCTCGGGAAATTTTACTAGGTACACTGCTGGTATCAGTGTGACGAAACCAGATGCATATGCTTCGATAATTCT GGGAGACAAGGGAGATAGTATAAAAGCATCGTATGTGCATTATCTGGATCAGCTGAAGAAGTGCGCTGCTGTGGGAGAGGTCAGCAGGAGGTTTTCCACAAATGAGAACACATTTACTGTTGGAGGGGCCTATGCTGTTGATCATCTCACACTGATTAAAGCTAAGCTCAACAATCATGGGAGGCTTGGAGCCCTGCTGCAGCATGAAGTCATACCAAAGTCATTGCTGACAATCTCTGGTGAGATTGACACCAAGGCCTTGGACAAAAGTCCCCGCTTTGGTTTGGCCCTTGCTCTGAAACCCTAA
- the LOC18611285 gene encoding 60S ribosomal protein L26-1 gives MKYNPRVSSSRRKNRKAHFTAPSSVRRVLMSASVSSDLRSKYNVRSMPVRKDDEVQVVRGTYKGREGKVVQVYRRKWVIHIERITREKVNGSTVNVGINPSKVVITKLRLDKDRKSLLDRKAKGRAAADKDKGTKFTAEDIMQSVD, from the coding sequence ATGAAGTACAACCCACGAGTCTCCTCCTCTCGCCGCAAGAATCGCAAGGCCCATTTCACTGCGCCCTCGTCCGTCCGCCGCGTGCTAATGAGCGCATCAGTCTCATCCGATCTGAGGTCCAAGTACAACGTCCGGTCCATGCCGGTCCGAAAGGACGACGAGGTCCAAGTCGTTCGCGGGACCTACAAGGGACGCGAAGGGAAAGTGGTTCAAGTTTACCGTCGCAAGTGGGTGATCCACATCGAGCGCATCACGAGAGAGAAAGTTAACGGTTCGACCGTGAACGTTGGAATCAACCCATCCAAGGTTGTCATCACCAAGCTGAGGCTCGACAAGGATAGGAAGTCGTTGCTGGATCGTAAGGCTAAGGGACGTGCCGCTGCTGATAAGGACAAGGGAACTAAGTTCACTGCTGAGGATATCATGCAGAGTGTCGATTAA
- the LOC18611286 gene encoding BTB/POZ domain-containing protein At3g49900 isoform X2 has protein sequence MKPWGNLGVVETIYEEEYESSAMGRKTDVLIHVHGTAFHLHKDPLSSRSTYLRRQLTEQSELTLSRPLNITAETFSLVAEFCYGTHLLVTPFNVASLLLASELLGMTETKGDGDQNLKQITEGYFRRFVAVNGEYAAIVFRSCLALLPEAETTAFLVSRCVEVMNSSDDGDGVDVYFDDVVSLHAEDFKIVAESMHQRFEYHDLLYRIVDFYLEEHNGKITEEQKTQICNSIDCNKLSPQLLLHAVQNPRMPLRFVVRAMLVEQLNTRRSIFSAANHYSSRPHRPARDNITLGAILQRDATMRETAQLKAAMDATSSRIQTLEKQLHCMKKILQDSDHNGGVGAGSRDVLGSGRSASFHYGSGNTIERADRGASSSASFRFSRPEDKAFGSSSSENSCVDSPRIKKNIGQRLIEGLKSALRVPNSSTKNGSAKKISSKGENGTLYFNQ, from the exons ATGAAGCCTTGGGGAAATTTAGGAGTAGTGGAAACCATCTATGAAGAAGAATATGA GTCATCGGCAATGGGGAGAAAAACTGACGTGTTGATACATGTCCATGGAACAGCTTTTCACCTTCACAAG GATCCTCTGTCGTCCAGGAGCACCTATTTAAGGCGGCAACTAACGGAACAATCTGAATTAACGTTATCCCGGCCGTTAAACATAACGGCCGAAACGTTCTCTCTCGTTGCCGAATTCTGTTACGGGACCCACCTCCTCGTAACGCCGTTCAACGTCGCCTCCCTCCTGTTAGCATCGGAACTCCTCGGGATGACGGAGACCAAAGGTGACGGCGACCAGAACTTGAAGCAGATAACGGAGGGTTACTTCCGTCGATTCGTCGCCGTGAACGGAGAGTACGCGGCGATTGTTTTCAGGTCTTGCCTGGCACTGCTTCCGGAAGCGGAAACAACGGCTTTCCTTGTTAGTAGATGCGTGGAGGTTATGAATTCGTCGGACGATGGTGACGGCGTAGACGTTTACTTTGACGACGTTGTTTCTTTGCACGCCGAGGATTTTAAAATCGTGGCCGAGTCTATGCACCAACGATTTGAGTACCACGATTTGCTCTATAGGATCGTTGATTTTTATCTCGAG GAGCATAATGGGAAGATAACGGAGGAACAGAAGACCCAGATATGTAATTCCATTGACTGCAACAAGCTCTCACCTCAGCTCCTCCTACATGCAGTGCAAAACCCTAGAATGCCTTTGCGCTTCGTAGTCCGAGCCATGTTGGTGGAACAACTCAACACCCGCCGCTCCATTTTCTCAGCTGCCAATCACTATTCTTCTCGTCCGCATCGCCCTGCTAGAGACAACATCACCCTTGGGGCAATCCTCCAGCGCGATGCCACAATGCGTGAAACTGCTCAACTCAAGGCAGCAATGGACGCCACGAGCTCCCGTATCCAAACCCTGGAAAAACAGCTGCATTGCATGAAGAAGATCTTGCAAGATTCTGATCATAACGGAGGAGTTGGCGCTGGGTCTAGAGATGTGTTGGGATCAGGCAGGTCAGCTAGTTTCCATTACGGTTCAGGGAATACGATTGAAAGAGCAGATAGAGGAGCTTCCTCTTCCGCGAGTTTTCGGTTTAGTCGTCCAGAAGATAAAGCATTTGGATCATCATCATCGGAGAATTCATGCGTCGACAGTCCTAGAATCAAGAAAAACATCGGGCAGAGGTTGATTGAAGGGCTAAAGAGCGCATTACGGGTACCAAACTCTTCAACCAAGAATGGCTCTGCTAAGAAAATTTCAAGCAAGGGAGAAAATGGAACACTCTATTTCAATCAATGA
- the LOC18611286 gene encoding BTB/POZ domain-containing protein At3g49900 isoform X1, giving the protein MKPWGNLGVVETIYEEEYEYSSNSPSLSPSVLSSPPTPLHSRVEAWSSAMGRKTDVLIHVHGTAFHLHKDPLSSRSTYLRRQLTEQSELTLSRPLNITAETFSLVAEFCYGTHLLVTPFNVASLLLASELLGMTETKGDGDQNLKQITEGYFRRFVAVNGEYAAIVFRSCLALLPEAETTAFLVSRCVEVMNSSDDGDGVDVYFDDVVSLHAEDFKIVAESMHQRFEYHDLLYRIVDFYLEEHNGKITEEQKTQICNSIDCNKLSPQLLLHAVQNPRMPLRFVVRAMLVEQLNTRRSIFSAANHYSSRPHRPARDNITLGAILQRDATMRETAQLKAAMDATSSRIQTLEKQLHCMKKILQDSDHNGGVGAGSRDVLGSGRSASFHYGSGNTIERADRGASSSASFRFSRPEDKAFGSSSSENSCVDSPRIKKNIGQRLIEGLKSALRVPNSSTKNGSAKKISSKGENGTLYFNQ; this is encoded by the exons ATGAAGCCTTGGGGAAATTTAGGAGTAGTGGAAACCATCTATGAAGAAGAATATGAGTACTCTTCTAACTCCCCTTCTCTTTCTCCTTCAGTTCTCTCTTCTCCTCCTACACCACTCCATTCAAGAGTAGAGGCTTG GTCATCGGCAATGGGGAGAAAAACTGACGTGTTGATACATGTCCATGGAACAGCTTTTCACCTTCACAAG GATCCTCTGTCGTCCAGGAGCACCTATTTAAGGCGGCAACTAACGGAACAATCTGAATTAACGTTATCCCGGCCGTTAAACATAACGGCCGAAACGTTCTCTCTCGTTGCCGAATTCTGTTACGGGACCCACCTCCTCGTAACGCCGTTCAACGTCGCCTCCCTCCTGTTAGCATCGGAACTCCTCGGGATGACGGAGACCAAAGGTGACGGCGACCAGAACTTGAAGCAGATAACGGAGGGTTACTTCCGTCGATTCGTCGCCGTGAACGGAGAGTACGCGGCGATTGTTTTCAGGTCTTGCCTGGCACTGCTTCCGGAAGCGGAAACAACGGCTTTCCTTGTTAGTAGATGCGTGGAGGTTATGAATTCGTCGGACGATGGTGACGGCGTAGACGTTTACTTTGACGACGTTGTTTCTTTGCACGCCGAGGATTTTAAAATCGTGGCCGAGTCTATGCACCAACGATTTGAGTACCACGATTTGCTCTATAGGATCGTTGATTTTTATCTCGAG GAGCATAATGGGAAGATAACGGAGGAACAGAAGACCCAGATATGTAATTCCATTGACTGCAACAAGCTCTCACCTCAGCTCCTCCTACATGCAGTGCAAAACCCTAGAATGCCTTTGCGCTTCGTAGTCCGAGCCATGTTGGTGGAACAACTCAACACCCGCCGCTCCATTTTCTCAGCTGCCAATCACTATTCTTCTCGTCCGCATCGCCCTGCTAGAGACAACATCACCCTTGGGGCAATCCTCCAGCGCGATGCCACAATGCGTGAAACTGCTCAACTCAAGGCAGCAATGGACGCCACGAGCTCCCGTATCCAAACCCTGGAAAAACAGCTGCATTGCATGAAGAAGATCTTGCAAGATTCTGATCATAACGGAGGAGTTGGCGCTGGGTCTAGAGATGTGTTGGGATCAGGCAGGTCAGCTAGTTTCCATTACGGTTCAGGGAATACGATTGAAAGAGCAGATAGAGGAGCTTCCTCTTCCGCGAGTTTTCGGTTTAGTCGTCCAGAAGATAAAGCATTTGGATCATCATCATCGGAGAATTCATGCGTCGACAGTCCTAGAATCAAGAAAAACATCGGGCAGAGGTTGATTGAAGGGCTAAAGAGCGCATTACGGGTACCAAACTCTTCAACCAAGAATGGCTCTGCTAAGAAAATTTCAAGCAAGGGAGAAAATGGAACACTCTATTTCAATCAATGA
- the LOC18611286 gene encoding BTB/POZ domain-containing protein At3g49900 isoform X3, with translation MSMEQLFTFTRSTYLRRQLTEQSELTLSRPLNITAETFSLVAEFCYGTHLLVTPFNVASLLLASELLGMTETKGDGDQNLKQITEGYFRRFVAVNGEYAAIVFRSCLALLPEAETTAFLVSRCVEVMNSSDDGDGVDVYFDDVVSLHAEDFKIVAESMHQRFEYHDLLYRIVDFYLEEHNGKITEEQKTQICNSIDCNKLSPQLLLHAVQNPRMPLRFVVRAMLVEQLNTRRSIFSAANHYSSRPHRPARDNITLGAILQRDATMRETAQLKAAMDATSSRIQTLEKQLHCMKKILQDSDHNGGVGAGSRDVLGSGRSASFHYGSGNTIERADRGASSSASFRFSRPEDKAFGSSSSENSCVDSPRIKKNIGQRLIEGLKSALRVPNSSTKNGSAKKISSKGENGTLYFNQ, from the exons ATGTCCATGGAACAGCTTTTCACCTTCACAAG GAGCACCTATTTAAGGCGGCAACTAACGGAACAATCTGAATTAACGTTATCCCGGCCGTTAAACATAACGGCCGAAACGTTCTCTCTCGTTGCCGAATTCTGTTACGGGACCCACCTCCTCGTAACGCCGTTCAACGTCGCCTCCCTCCTGTTAGCATCGGAACTCCTCGGGATGACGGAGACCAAAGGTGACGGCGACCAGAACTTGAAGCAGATAACGGAGGGTTACTTCCGTCGATTCGTCGCCGTGAACGGAGAGTACGCGGCGATTGTTTTCAGGTCTTGCCTGGCACTGCTTCCGGAAGCGGAAACAACGGCTTTCCTTGTTAGTAGATGCGTGGAGGTTATGAATTCGTCGGACGATGGTGACGGCGTAGACGTTTACTTTGACGACGTTGTTTCTTTGCACGCCGAGGATTTTAAAATCGTGGCCGAGTCTATGCACCAACGATTTGAGTACCACGATTTGCTCTATAGGATCGTTGATTTTTATCTCGAG GAGCATAATGGGAAGATAACGGAGGAACAGAAGACCCAGATATGTAATTCCATTGACTGCAACAAGCTCTCACCTCAGCTCCTCCTACATGCAGTGCAAAACCCTAGAATGCCTTTGCGCTTCGTAGTCCGAGCCATGTTGGTGGAACAACTCAACACCCGCCGCTCCATTTTCTCAGCTGCCAATCACTATTCTTCTCGTCCGCATCGCCCTGCTAGAGACAACATCACCCTTGGGGCAATCCTCCAGCGCGATGCCACAATGCGTGAAACTGCTCAACTCAAGGCAGCAATGGACGCCACGAGCTCCCGTATCCAAACCCTGGAAAAACAGCTGCATTGCATGAAGAAGATCTTGCAAGATTCTGATCATAACGGAGGAGTTGGCGCTGGGTCTAGAGATGTGTTGGGATCAGGCAGGTCAGCTAGTTTCCATTACGGTTCAGGGAATACGATTGAAAGAGCAGATAGAGGAGCTTCCTCTTCCGCGAGTTTTCGGTTTAGTCGTCCAGAAGATAAAGCATTTGGATCATCATCATCGGAGAATTCATGCGTCGACAGTCCTAGAATCAAGAAAAACATCGGGCAGAGGTTGATTGAAGGGCTAAAGAGCGCATTACGGGTACCAAACTCTTCAACCAAGAATGGCTCTGCTAAGAAAATTTCAAGCAAGGGAGAAAATGGAACACTCTATTTCAATCAATGA